In Silene latifolia isolate original U9 population chromosome 3, ASM4854445v1, whole genome shotgun sequence, a single window of DNA contains:
- the LOC141645889 gene encoding putative glutathione S-transferase, with amino-acid sequence MANEVILLDFWPSPFGMRVRIALAEKEVKYEYKEEDLSNKSELLLKMNPVQKKIPVLIHNDNPVCESLNIVQYIDEVWSTLNPLLPSDPYQRAQARFWADFIDKKTFEGTRKIWGTKGEEQEAGKKEFIEHLKVLEEQLGDKPYFGGDTFGYVDVALIPFYSWFYAMEIDGNFKFEESNPKIIEWAKRCMQRESVVKALPDEKKVYEFVQVYKHLRKN; translated from the exons ATGGCAAATGAAGtaattttgttggatttttggCCCAGCCCATTTGGTATGCGGGTCAGGATTGCTTTGGCAGAGAAAGAAGTAAAATATGAGTACAAAGAAGAAGATTTGAGCAACAAAAGTGAGTTGCTCCTTAAAATGAACCCGGTTCAGAAGAAAATCCCGGTTCTTATTCATAACGACAACCCGGTTTGTGAGTCTCTCAACATTGTTCAATATATTGATGAGGTTTGGAGCACCTTGAACCCTTTGTTGCCTTCTGACCCGTATCAGCGAGCTCAGGCTCGTTTTTGGGCTGATTTTATCGACAAGAAG ACATTTGAGGGGACAAGGAAGATATGGGGTACAAAAGGTGAGGAACAGGAAGCCGGAAAGAAAGAATTCATAGAACATTTGAAGGTGTTGGAGGAACAACTTGGGGATAAACCATACTTTGGTGGCGACACATTCGGGTACGTTGACGTGGCGTTGATCCCGTTTTACAGTTGGTTTTACGCAATGGAAATCGACGGAAACTTTAAGTTCGAGGAGTCGAACCCGAAGATTATAGAGTGGGCTAAGAGGTGTATGCAACGGGAAAGCGTCGTTAAAGCTTTACCAGATGAGAAGAAAGTTTACGAGTTCGTTCAAGTTTATAAGCACTTGAGAAAAAACTAG
- the LOC141647094 gene encoding endoplasmic reticulum oxidoreductin-1, which yields MVKKEEMGKKIETRSKFLRWAVIVGVIGFLIAFNFKNNGNFRSNQCNKESCKYTGMVEDCCCDYETVNSLNKDVLHPLLQELVTTPFFRYFKVKLWCDCPFWLDDGMCKLRDCSVCECPENEFPEPFRKPSNVLTKEDLMCQEGKPQAAVDRTLDNKVGWVEIDNPWTNDDETDNSEMTYVNLLLNPERYTGYTGPSARRIWDAVYSENCPKYASGDCQEKKVLYKLISGLHASISVHIAADYLLDESTNKWGQNFEIMHDRVLKHPERVRNLYFTYLFVLRAVTKASGYLEEAEYDTGNHQDDLKTQSLLKQLLYNTKLRAACPLPFDEARLWQGQSGPELKQQIQKQFRNISALMDCVGCEKCRLWGKLQVLGLGTALKTLFSVEGDNDSNHLQLQRNEVIALVNLLNRLSESVKLVHEMGPSVDRMVSEVSGPPAQESGVLTRLWQLVNDIRSKMSS from the exons ATGGTGAAGAAAGAAGAAATGGGGAAAAAGATTGAGACTAGAAGCAAGTTTTTGAGATGGGCAGTAATTGTTGGTGTTATAGGGTTTTTAATTGCATTTAATTTTAAGAATAATGGAAATTTTAGGTCTAATCAGTGTAACAAA GAGTCATGTAAATATACAGGAATGGTGGAGGACTGTTGTTGTGATTATGAGACAGTTAACAGCCTTAACAAAGATGTTTTACATCCTTTGCTTCAAGAACTTGTTACAACTCCTTTTTTCAGATACTTCAAG GTAAAATTGTGGTGTGACTGTCCCTTTTGGCTTGATGATGGGATGTGCAAATTGCGGGACTGTAGTGTCTGCGAATGTCCTGAAAACGAATTCCCAGAGCCATTCAGAAAGCCGTCTAATGTCCTTACTAAAGAAGATTTGATGTGCCAAGAAGGAAAGCCACAAGCTGCTGTTGATCGAACATTGGACAATAAAGTCGGTTGGGTAGAGATTGATAATCCCTGGACAAATGACGATGAAACTGATAACA GTGAGATGACATATGTAAACCTTCTACTGAATCCGGAGCGTTATACGGGCTATACAGGTCCTTCCGCTAGACGGATATGGGATGCAGTTTACTCTGAAAATTGTCCGAAAT ATGCATCTGGGGACTGTCAAGAGAAAAAGGTTCTGTACAAGCTAATATCTGGTTTGCATGCTTCTATCTCAGTCCATATAGCCGCTGATTATCTCCTTGATGAAAGCACCAACAAG TGGGGTCAGAATTTTGAGATAATGCATGATCGGGTTCTTAAACATCCAGAGCGTGTTAGAAACTTGTATTTCACATATCTTTTCGTTCTCAGAGCAGTAACAAAG GCATCAGGCTATTTGGAGGAAGCTGAATATGACACAGGTAATCATCAAGATGATTTGAAAACACAATCCTTGCTGAAGCAGCTGCTCTACAATACGAAACTTCGTGCCGCATGTCCACTTCCTTTTGATGAAGCTAGGTTGTGGCAAGGACAAAGTGGGCCTGAACTAAAACAACAGATTCAAAAGCAGTTTAGAAATATAAG TGCATTGATGGATTGCGTAGGGTGTGAGAAATGCCGATTATGGGGTAAACTTCAAGTTCTTGGTCTTGGCACAGCTTTGAAGACCCTTTTCTCAGTCGAGGGTGACAACGACTCCAATCAT CTGCAATTGCAAAGAAATGAAGTGATAGCCCTTGTAAACCTTCTCAATCGACTTTCAGAATCAGTCAAACTGGTACACGAAATGGGACCTTCTGTTGATAGAATGGTCAGTGAAGTTTCAGGACCTCCTGCACAAGAATCCGGCGTATTAACTAGACTCTGGCAATTAGTGAACGATATAAG GTCGAAAATGTCGTCATGA